The nucleotide sequence GCAGCTACAAAAGCATAGAGCTATAGCTATCTATTAAAGCACCAAGCTAGCACGACACCACCTTTTCCAATAACGCAGTCATAGCCGCTCTGCCTTGCAACGCACCAAAGTTAGCTTTTATATACTCCGCCCCGTTGAGTCCCATTTTGCTTCGCATAGCCTCACTGCCCATCAACTCTGTAATGATGAGAGATAGCTGCTCACTGCTGTTCGGTTGGAACACAAACCCGGCTTGAGCATCATCAACGATCTCCGCAGCTTCACCCCCTATACCGCACAAGACAGGTCTACCACAGGCCATGTAATCCAGTAGTTTCGTAGGAATAGCACCCTTGAACAGGGGAATATCCTGCAACGTCACCAGGCATATGTCCGCTGCGTTAATGAACCTGCGAGCTTGGCTCTTGGACACGGGAGCCAGCAGTTGTACATTATTGATCTTCAACTCAGCGACTCGTTGCTCGAGAGAAGCCCGTTTCATGCCATCGCCTATCAACAAAAACAGGGTATTTTCATCTTGGCAATGCATAGCTGCATCAATGACAACATCCAGATTGTTGGCTTCGCCCATGGCACCGAAGTACAAGATAGTATTGCGTCCTTCCCAACCAAAGTCACGGCGAATCTCAACGCTAGCCTCAGCGTCTGAATATAGCATCTGCGTGTCAATACCGCAGGTAATGACCTCTAACTTGTCCGCAGGCCAACCGCGTCCGTGGATGTCATCCCGAATACCCCGAGTCAACGTGACGATGCGTACTGCCTTGTCATAGAGCAACCGCTCCATCCACGACATCACACGAATCAGCGCACGGTTGCGCAGGATGCCCATCTGCACGGCAGACTCCGGCCAGAGGTCTCGTACCTCGAATACCAAAGGAATACCGCGCAGCTTGCAGATTATCCATACTGGGAGCATTGGGAAGATAGGCGGAGACGACGCTAATACGACATCCGGCTTTTCGGCGCACAAAAGGCCGACAGGAGCGGTAATGGAAAACGACAGAAAGCTGATTAATCGCCCCAGGTAACTGCGATGCAGCTCGCTGTAAGTTAGGTACGAATGACATTAACTGCGCCCTCCTTTTCCCGGAGAATCAGCCGCCGGTACCAAGGAAGTACAGGGTGATCGCGCTGCATGTAGCCGGTCTGGCCGGAAACCACGGTCACCCTGTGGCCCTCGGCAGCCAAGTGCTGGGTAAGCTCGTATACCAGTGAATGTCCTGGAGATGAGTGGCCCTGATAGTACTGATAAACAACTGCAACTTTCATTTGAACGCCCTGTAAAGTTGCTTGAGCCGCTCGCCTTCCTGTTGCCAGCTGAGTTCCAGGCGAACTACCGCGAGTCGCTCACGCCAGCTCTGAAGCCGTTGCTCGTCGGCAAAAAAAGCTTCGATCATGTCAGCCATTGCCCTCGGCGTCGCAAGATCACCAACGCTACCAATCTGATTCCCCGCTACCAGGCGTCGCAGCTCAGGCAAGTCACTGGCAAGCACTGGCAGTCCGGCAGCGATGAACTCAAACAATTTGTTGGGCGTGCAGTAGCAGTTGTTCAAACAGATTGCCTGGTAGGGGATGATCCCCGCGTCCGCAGCGACGGTCACCTCAAGCAGGCGTGACTGGGCAACTGCTGGATGAATATGCACTCGAGATGTCACTCCCTTGCGCTCAATCAGACGTTGCATTGCCCCGGCAAGTTGACCATCCCCAAGGAACACCAGATGAACCCCGTTTTGAGGCAGTAACGCCATCGCTTCAACCAGTTCAAGCAAGTTGCGCCCGGCGGAAAAACCTCCCTGAAACAGCAGCACGCGATGCTCGCGAGGGATGCCAAAGTGTTGGTGCAAATACCAGGAGCGACCGCCTTGTACCGTGATGCGCTCAGCGTTGTGGATGACCGCCACATCAGCCAACCTATAACGCGTTTCAAGCTCACGGGCAATTGAAGGGTTGACGGTAATTACGCGTTTGCACGCATGAATATGTCGACGTTCAACCTGCGCCCAACTGACGCGTTGCCCACGGGAAAACTCCTGCTCGCTGTAGAGCTCATGGCTGTCATAAACAAGGTGAGCATCTAGCTCCTCGGCCAACATGCGCCCAACGGCAAGCATGGGTAGATCGTGGGCGTCCACCACTTGCGCCGTGTGCCGACGTCCGTCAGCAAGAAAAAGATTCAGGTAGAAACGCTCATGATCGACCAGGAACCGCCACGCCAGTGACTTCAGGGCACGCATCAGGCTGCCGTTCATTGGCAGATAACGACGCATGATGCGGTAGGCCCCAAGCACGCGATTTTCCTGGCGGGCATGGGACTCGGTCTGAACACCTATACGCAGCACACGCCGGTCATCGGCGTCGGTATGCCCATCCGGCGGCATGGCCAGAATCGTGACGTGCCATCCGTCCTCCTCCAGGCTGTCGGCCTGCAGAAGTATCCTCCGGTCGATCTGCCTGTCGTTACAGAGCATCAGAACCCGTGGAGCCTGCCCCATGATTTCAGATACCACTGGGTTACATATCTCCATCAATGAAGTTTCGATGCCAAAGCTCCAGGCACAACAGACCCCAGACAACCCTTCCAAACTCGCTATCGTTATTCAGCGCCTTCTCGACGGACTGTGAGTTGTACCGCCCACGCTGCCGAGCGCGGTCGGAGAGTAGCGTTTCACGCACGAAATCGCGGGCAACGCCTTTGGTCCACTGTGTCAGCGGTGTAGGGAAGCCCATTTTGTCCTTGCGATCAAAAATGCTCTGTGGCACCGCGCTACGCACAGACTCCTTGAACAAGTGCTTCATGCGCCCACCGCTAAACTTGATTTTAGGTGGAATGGTCGCCATTAACTCAACGATACGGTGATCTAGCAGCGGCACGCGCGACTCGATGGATGCCGCCATGCTGGTGCGGTCTTCCACGTGCAGCAACGCTGGCAAGGAGCCTTTAAGGTCGAAGTAAGTCATCTGGTTGACCAGGGAGTGCAAGCCTTCGCGATTGAAAATTTTCTGATACGACTCAAACGGCGAGTAGCCCTTGTCGAATGAGTCTGGATTAAACAAGTGGGACATGCCTTCGCTACGATCTATCAGCCGGAAATAACGCTGGTCAGCAGGCGCAAACAAGCCTTCGCGCCATAACCCCTGCAGCATCGGTTGGTAGGTCTTGAGCAGTGACAGATTGGGAATGATCGACTCCAGCGAAACCGCGTAGCGATGCTGGTCGGCCGTTTCGTTGATTGCCCCGGAAAGGCACTTTTCCAAGTAGGCAGCCATGTAGCGGGCATACTCCACGAACAGTTCGTCACCACCTTGCCCACCCAGTACAACCTTCACATGCTCCCCCGCCAAGCGTGAAACGTAATACTGCGGAATCAACCCTGGTAATGCTGGGCTCTTAGCTTTTCCGACGCACGCTGCGTGTATGTGGCCACCGCCTCTTTGATCGGCTCGATCTTCTCCAGACGCACGCCGAACATTTTGCTGCAGCAGATCTCCAGCTTAGCCGGCGCCGCTTCTTCCAGGGCCAGGCACGATGTGCCGGCCAGCTCGCGCACGGTTTTCTCCAGGACAACGCTGAATTTGCGGCCGAGCAAGAAGGGATCTGCCTTGGCCAGGTCCATGGCCGTGTGTATGCCCAGGGCCTGCCTGTGCGCCACCATGCGTCGACCTATGCCCCATACCTCTTCGACAGCCGTGTTGCGCAGCACCCGATCGCGCTTAAAAGGATCGGACAGATCCACGACTCCATCCGTCTGTGCCTGAAGGCGTTTTGCGGTGTGGTTAGCCAGTTTGGCCAGGGTTTTGGTGTGGGCAATGCCCACACCAACCGGGATACCGGTGTGTTTTAAGACTTTGGCACGGATCTTTCGCCCAAATTCCGTGAGGTTGTCGGGCATGCTGGTGAGGTCACAGAAAATTTCGTCAATGAATACACTTCACTGTCACAAACCATTGATTCTATTAGGGTCATTACGCGTTCTGATAGCTGACAACGCGTAATTGCTGCTGAAGGCGACAATTCCGTGGCGCCTCAGCGTGTCCTTGATTTGAAAATAGAGCGCACCCATTTTAACGAAGGGCTTGGCGTCGTAGCTGCGCGCAATGACGTAACCATCGTTGTTGCTCAACACCACGATGGGCGTTCTGGCAAGATCTGGCCGAAAAACACGTTCGCAGCTGGCATAGAAACTGTTGCAGTCCGCGAGCGCGAAAACCGGCAAGGCTGGATTGGGGGGCGCTCATGATGAATGCTCATGGTCGCGCACGCTGTAACTGACCACACCCCATATCACCAGCTCGTCCCCTTCCATCACGTACCTGGGTTGGAATTTTGGATTTTCGGCCATCAACACCACCAGGTCATCACGCATGTAAAGGCGCTTGCAAACGGACTCGGTATTAAGTGCTGCAATAACGATATCGCCATGACGCGCCGTTTTACCTCGATCAACGATTACCAAGTCACCGCTGAAAATGCCGGCACCTTGCATACTGTCGCCCAGGATCTTGGCCAAGTAGACATGCGGTGCGCGGATTTCAAAAAGCTCGTTCAGCGATATTAGCTTTTCAAGGTGGTCCCCTGCCGGCGATGGGAGGCCTGCAGAAACTTGGCAGGAGTACAGCGGCAATAATTCACCACCGCTGGCAATGGGACCAATGAGGGTTGCGCTCATAAAACTGGCCTGATGAATAACTGTATGGATAGACAGTTAACTGCTTGCGCAATGCCACGTCAATTTGATCCGACCGAATGCTGGTTCACTACCAATGATCACCTTGAGAAAAAAAGGCCACCCGGAGGTGGCCTTGAGGTCATACAGCAATCAATTGTCTAGCAAGCGCCATCTCTACCGAATCCCCATCCTGGTTTAACGAATCGAGACCAGACTCTGGAACGTCTCCCGACGTACTCTGTGACACAGCGATCTTCTTGGCCATAAGTTGCAGGCAGGTAACCTGGGAGCTACCGGCGTAGCCAAAAAAAACCACCCGCACCGGCATTTTTTGCCCGATTCGCCACGAGCGTCGAGCTGCCTGTTGCAGGGTGTAGACGTTGTATCCTGTCTGTAGAAACGCAATGGTTGGGAAGTCGAGCAGGTCTAGGCCGGTCTTTACCAGCTCCGGATTAGTGATCAGCACGTCGACGCCGCGATCAACTTGGTCGAGGATCCAGTCCTCGCGCCTGGCCGTTTCGACCGAGGCGCGAAGAACTGCAACCTTTAATCCAGCCTGTTCCAACAAACTCTTCAGCCTGCTAGTGGTGTCCCGCGTTCCGGTGTACACAGAGTAAGCCAAAACTTTACGGTTTTTGGATTTCTCCGAAAGGCACAGATCTAGCAGTGCCCGTTCTTTTGGCATGAGTTCCTCAGCTCCAAAGATCGAAGAAACAAATGCCAATGTATCTTTGGAACGAGGGTGTTTTACAACTTCCGGTCGGAAACAGCAGTCAGGCCAAGCCAGCAGCACGTTGAGCACGACTCCCAGAAGGGTAGTGTCTCGGCGAGCCAATGCCTGGCGAAGTTCTTGGGTCAGTTTTCCAGCCAACTGCTGATAGGCCTCAGCCTGTTCTGCAGACATGGTTATGTCGATAAACTCCTCTTGGTAGTCGGGCAGGATGTTCCCGCCTATGTCTTTGAGCTTCAGAAAGACTGTGAACGGCAGCACGAAACGATGAATACCTTTAGGTCCAAACCCTGGGGCTTTTACCGAACGTACCGAGAGCTTTTTTCCCTTGGCTGTTTTGTGAGACACGTTGTCTCGCTCGGTGTAAATATCCTTCAATACACCATGGTCGCGCATGAAAGACATGGCCGCGGGTGCCATGCTGCCGCGTGC is from Pseudomonas marginalis and encodes:
- a CDS encoding asparagine synthase C-terminal domain-containing protein, whose amino-acid sequence is MKVVLGGQGGDELFVEYARYMAAYLEKCLSGAINETADQHRYAVSLESIIPNLSLLKTYQPMLQGLWREGLFAPADQRYFRLIDRSEGMSHLFNPDSFDKGYSPFESYQKIFNREGLHSLVNQMTYFDLKGSLPALLHVEDRTSMAASIESRVPLLDHRIVELMATIPPKIKFSGGRMKHLFKESVRSAVPQSIFDRKDKMGFPTPLTQWTKGVARDFVRETLLSDRARQRGRYNSQSVEKALNNDSEFGRVVWGLLCLELWHRNFIDGDM
- a CDS encoding LexA family protein; this encodes MSATLIGPIASGGELLPLYSCQVSAGLPSPAGDHLEKLISLNELFEIRAPHVYLAKILGDSMQGAGIFSGDLVIVDRGKTARHGDIVIAALNTESVCKRLYMRDDLVVLMAENPKFQPRYVMEGDELVIWGVVSYSVRDHEHSS
- a CDS encoding glycosyltransferase family 4 protein, which encodes MCAEKPDVVLASSPPIFPMLPVWIICKLRGIPLVFEVRDLWPESAVQMGILRNRALIRVMSWMERLLYDKAVRIVTLTRGIRDDIHGRGWPADKLEVITCGIDTQMLYSDAEASVEIRRDFGWEGRNTILYFGAMGEANNLDVVIDAAMHCQDENTLFLLIGDGMKRASLEQRVAELKINNVQLLAPVSKSQARRFINAADICLVTLQDIPLFKGAIPTKLLDYMACGRPVLCGIGGEAAEIVDDAQAGFVFQPNSSEQLSLIITELMGSEAMRSKMGLNGAEYIKANFGALQGRAAMTALLEKVVSC
- a CDS encoding glycosyltransferase family 4 protein, whose amino-acid sequence is MVSEIMGQAPRVLMLCNDRQIDRRILLQADSLEEDGWHVTILAMPPDGHTDADDRRVLRIGVQTESHARQENRVLGAYRIMRRYLPMNGSLMRALKSLAWRFLVDHERFYLNLFLADGRRHTAQVVDAHDLPMLAVGRMLAEELDAHLVYDSHELYSEQEFSRGQRVSWAQVERRHIHACKRVITVNPSIARELETRYRLADVAVIHNAERITVQGGRSWYLHQHFGIPREHRVLLFQGGFSAGRNLLELVEAMALLPQNGVHLVFLGDGQLAGAMQRLIERKGVTSRVHIHPAVAQSRLLEVTVAADAGIIPYQAICLNNCYCTPNKLFEFIAAGLPVLASDLPELRRLVAGNQIGSVGDLATPRAMADMIEAFFADEQRLQSWRERLAVVRLELSWQQEGERLKQLYRAFK
- a CDS encoding glycosyltransferase family 4 protein gives rise to the protein MKVAVVYQYYQGHSSPGHSLVYELTQHLAAEGHRVTVVSGQTGYMQRDHPVLPWYRRLILREKEGAVNVIRT